A part of Escherichia marmotae genomic DNA contains:
- a CDS encoding N-acetyltransferase — translation MIRQAQRSELPAILELWLESTTWGHPFIEESYWRDCIPLVRDAYLANAQNWVWEENGEFLGFASIMEGRFLAAMFVAPKAVRRGIGKALMQHMQQRHPHLLLEVYQKNQPAISFYHAQGFQIVDCAWQEETQLPTWIMDWQADQTP, via the coding sequence ATGATTAGACAAGCACAACGTTCGGAACTGCCCGCAATCCTTGAACTGTGGCTGGAAAGTACAACCTGGGGACATCCCTTTATAGAAGAAAGTTACTGGCGTGACTGCATTCCGCTGGTGCGTGATGCATATCTTGCCAACGCGCAAAACTGGGTATGGGAAGAAAACGGTGAATTTCTCGGTTTTGCCAGCATTATGGAAGGGCGGTTTCTGGCAGCAATGTTTGTCGCACCGAAGGCTGTCAGACGCGGTATCGGTAAGGCTTTGATGCAACATATGCAACAGCGCCATCCTCATTTATTGCTGGAGGTTTACCAGAAAAACCAGCCAGCAATAAGTTTTTACCATGCGCAGGGTTTTCAAATTGTCGACTGCGCATGGCAGGAGGAAACCCAACTCCCTACCTGGATTATGGACTGGCAGGCGGATCAAACGCCGTAA
- a CDS encoding autotransporter outer membrane beta-barrel domain-containing protein yields the protein MIIKKCGGRWPLSLLASVVISSFFLNTAYAWQQEYIVDTQPGHTTERYTWDSDHQPDYNDILSQRIQSSQRALGLEVNLAEETPADVTSSMSMGWNFPLYEHVTTGPVAALHYDGTTTSMYNEFGDSTATLTDPLWHASVSTLGWRVDSRLGDFRPWAQISYNQQFGENLWKAQSGLSRMTATNQNGNWLDVTVGADMLLNQNIAAYAALSQAENSANDSDYLYTMGVSARF from the coding sequence ATGATCATAAAAAAATGCGGTGGTCGCTGGCCCCTAAGTCTGCTGGCGAGCGTGGTAATCAGTTCTTTTTTTCTCAACACCGCTTACGCCTGGCAACAAGAATATATCGTTGATACGCAGCCAGGACATACCACAGAGCGTTATACCTGGGATAGTGATCACCAACCTGATTACAACGATATTTTGTCGCAACGTATTCAAAGTAGCCAAAGGGCGCTGGGACTGGAAGTTAATCTGGCGGAAGAAACTCCCGCGGATGTAACCAGCAGCATGAGTATGGGCTGGAACTTCCCTTTATATGAACACGTTACAACAGGCCCGGTCGCCGCATTGCATTACGACGGAACGACCACTTCGATGTATAACGAGTTTGGCGACAGCACTGCAACACTGACCGATCCGTTATGGCATGCCAGCGTCAGTACGTTGGGTTGGCGTGTTGATTCCCGGCTTGGTGATTTCCGCCCTTGGGCGCAAATCAGCTATAACCAGCAATTTGGCGAGAATCTCTGGAAGGCTCAATCAGGTTTGAGCCGCATGACGGCGACAAATCAGAACGGCAACTGGCTTGATGTGACGGTGGGAGCCGATATGCTGCTTAACCAAAATATTGCCGCTTATGCTGCGTTATCCCAGGCAGAGAATAGCGCCAATGATAGTGATTATTTGTATACCATGGGGGTTAGTGCCAGGTTTTAA
- the tag gene encoding DNA-3-methyladenine glycosylase I, with protein MERCGWVSQDPLYIAYHDEEWGVPETDSKKLFEMICLEGQQAGLSWITVLKKRENYRACFHQFDPVKVAAMQEEDVERLVQDAGIIRHRGKIQAIIGNARAYLQMEQNGEPFADFVWSFVNHQPQVTQATTLSEIPTSTPASDALSKALKKRGFKFVGSTICYSFMQACGLVNDHVVGCCCHPGNKA; from the coding sequence ATGGAACGTTGCGGCTGGGTGAGTCAGGACCCGCTTTATATTGCCTACCACGATGAAGAGTGGGGCGTGCCTGAAACTGACAGTAAAAAACTGTTCGAAATGATCTGCCTTGAAGGGCAACAAGCTGGGCTGTCCTGGATTACCGTCCTCAAAAAACGTGAAAATTATCGCGCCTGTTTTCATCAATTCGATCCCGTGAAGGTCGCTGCAATGCAGGAAGAGGATGTTGAAAGGCTGGTGCAGGACGCCGGAATTATCCGCCATCGCGGGAAAATCCAGGCCATTATTGGCAATGCGCGCGCATACCTGCAAATGGAACAGAACGGCGAACCATTTGCCGACTTTGTCTGGTCGTTCGTAAATCATCAGCCGCAGGTGACACAAGCCACAACGTTGAGTGAAATCCCCACATCAACGCCCGCCTCCGACGCGCTTTCTAAAGCATTGAAAAAACGCGGTTTTAAATTCGTTGGATCAACGATTTGTTACTCCTTTATGCAGGCATGTGGGCTGGTGAATGATCATGTGGTTGGCTGCTGTTGCCATCCGGGGAATAAAGCATGA
- the dppA gene encoding dipeptide ABC transporter substrate-binding protein DppA, whose amino-acid sequence MRISLKKSGMLKLGLSLVAMTVAASVQAKTLVYCSEGSPEGFNPQLFTSGTTYDASSVPLYNRLVEFKIGTTEVIPGLAEKWEVSDDGKTYTFHLRKGVKWHDNKEFKPTRELNADDVVFSFDRQKNAQNPYHKVSGGSYEYFEGMGLPELISEVKKVDDNTVQFVLTRPEAPFLADLAMDFASILSKEYADAMMKAGTPEKLDLNPIGTGPFQLQQYQKDSRIRYKAFDGYWGTKPQIDTLVFSITPDASVRYAKLQKNECQVMPYPNPADIARMKQDKSINLMEMPGLNVGYLSYNVQKKPLDDVKVRQALTYAVNKDAIIKAVYQGAGVAAKNLIPPTMWGYNDDVQDYTYDPEKAKALLKEAGLEKGFSIDLWAMPVQRPYNPNARRMAEMIQADWAKVGVQAKIVTYEWGEYLKRAKDGEHQTVMMGWTGDNGDPDNFFATLFSCAASEQGSNYSKWCYKPFEDLIQPARATDDHNKRVELYKQAQVVMHDQAPALIIAHSTVFEPVRKEVKGYVVDPLGKHHFENVSIE is encoded by the coding sequence ATGCGTATTTCCTTGAAAAAGTCAGGGATGCTGAAGCTTGGTCTCAGCCTGGTGGCTATGACCGTTGCAGCAAGTGTTCAGGCTAAAACTCTGGTTTATTGTTCAGAAGGTTCTCCGGAAGGGTTTAACCCGCAACTGTTTACCTCTGGCACCACCTATGACGCCTCTTCTGTACCGCTTTATAACCGCCTGGTTGAATTTAAAATCGGCACCACCGAAGTGATCCCCGGCCTCGCTGAAAAGTGGGAAGTCAGCGACGACGGTAAAACCTATACTTTCCATCTGCGTAAAGGTGTGAAGTGGCACGACAACAAAGAATTTAAACCGACGCGTGAACTGAACGCCGATGACGTGGTGTTCTCGTTCGATCGTCAGAAAAATGCGCAAAACCCGTACCATAAAGTTTCTGGCGGCAGCTACGAATACTTCGAAGGCATGGGCTTGCCGGAGCTGATCAGCGAAGTGAAAAAGGTGGATGACAACACCGTTCAGTTCGTGCTGACTCGCCCGGAAGCGCCGTTCCTGGCTGACCTGGCAATGGACTTCGCCTCTATTCTGTCAAAAGAATATGCTGACGCGATGATGAAAGCCGGTACGCCGGAAAAACTGGACCTCAACCCAATCGGCACCGGCCCGTTCCAGTTACAGCAGTATCAAAAAGATTCCCGTATTCGTTACAAAGCGTTTGATGGCTACTGGGGCACCAAACCGCAGATCGACACGCTGGTCTTCTCTATTACCCCTGACGCTTCCGTGCGTTACGCTAAGTTGCAGAAGAACGAATGCCAGGTGATGCCGTACCCGAACCCGGCAGATATCGCCCGCATGAAGCAGGATAAATCCATCAACCTGATGGAGATGCCGGGGCTGAACGTTGGCTACCTCTCGTATAACGTGCAGAAAAAACCACTGGATGACGTGAAAGTTCGCCAGGCATTGACCTACGCGGTGAACAAAGACGCGATCATCAAAGCGGTTTATCAGGGCGCTGGCGTGGCAGCAAAAAACCTGATCCCACCAACTATGTGGGGCTATAACGACGACGTTCAGGACTACACCTACGATCCAGAAAAGGCGAAAGCTTTGCTGAAAGAAGCGGGTCTGGAAAAAGGCTTCTCCATCGATCTGTGGGCAATGCCAGTACAACGTCCGTATAACCCGAATGCTCGTCGCATGGCAGAGATGATTCAGGCTGACTGGGCGAAAGTGGGCGTACAGGCCAAAATCGTCACTTACGAATGGGGTGAGTACCTCAAGCGTGCAAAAGATGGCGAGCACCAGACAGTAATGATGGGCTGGACTGGCGACAATGGGGACCCGGATAACTTCTTCGCCACCCTGTTTAGCTGCGCTGCTTCTGAACAAGGCTCTAACTACTCAAAATGGTGCTACAAACCGTTTGAAGATCTGATTCAACCGGCGCGTGCTACCGACGACCACAACAAACGTGTTGAACTGTATAAACAAGCGCAGGTGGTCATGCACGATCAGGCTCCGGCACTGATCATCGCTCACTCCACCGTGTTTGAACCGGTACGTAAAGAAGTTAAAGGCTATGTGGTTGATCCATTAGGCAAACATCACTTCGAAAACGTCTCTATTGAATAA
- the eptB gene encoding kdo(2)-lipid A phosphoethanolamine 7''-transferase: MRYIKTITQQKLSFLLAVYIGLFMNCAVYFRRFDGYAHNFTFLNGVSAVIELAGTVLATFFFLRLISLFGRTVWKVLASLLVLVSAGASYYMTFMNVMIGYGIVASVMTTDIDLSKEVVGWSLIAWIVLVSIIPLILIWMNRSQDTFWRQLCTPKTRWRSALTVLLAGLLVWGPIRLMDVAQKRADRMAGVDMPSYGGVLANSYLPSNWLSALGLYAWAQVDESSDNRSLMNPAKKFTYTPTQNLDDTYVIFIIGETTRWDHMGMLGYERDTTPKLAKEKNLVMYRGYSCDTATKLSLRCMFVREGGTEDNPQRTLKEQNVFAVLKQLGFSSDLYAMQSEMWFYSNTMADNIAYREQIAAEPRNRGKAVDDMLLVNEIERSLEKKPEGKHLIVLHTKGSHYNYTQRYPRQFAQWKPECYAVDRKCPRAPMINSYDNSITYVDHFIDTVIDKFRDKKAIIFYAADHGESINEREHLHGTPREYAPPEQFRVPMMVWMSDKYLENPANAQAFAQLKKEAEMKVPRRHVELYDTIMGCLGYTSPDGGINENNNWCHIPQAKDVAAN, encoded by the coding sequence ATGAGATATATCAAAACGATAACGCAGCAAAAGCTAAGCTTTTTGCTCGCTGTCTATATCGGTCTGTTTATGAATTGCGCAGTCTATTTCCGTCGGTTCGATGGTTATGCGCACAATTTTACTTTTCTTAATGGTGTATCGGCGGTTATCGAACTGGCCGGTACTGTCCTGGCTACCTTCTTCTTTTTACGCTTAATTTCACTCTTCGGCAGAACAGTCTGGAAAGTGTTGGCCTCGTTGCTGGTGCTGGTCTCTGCCGGAGCCAGCTACTACATGACATTTATGAACGTCATGATTGGCTATGGGATTGTCGCTTCGGTGATGACTACCGATATCGATTTGTCGAAAGAAGTAGTTGGCTGGTCGCTTATCGCATGGATTGTACTGGTGAGTATTATCCCGTTGATACTTATCTGGATGAACCGCTCACAAGACACCTTCTGGCGTCAGCTTTGTACACCGAAAACACGTTGGCGTAGTGCGCTTACCGTGCTGCTGGCGGGTCTACTGGTATGGGGACCTATCCGTCTGATGGACGTCGCTCAAAAGCGTGCAGACCGCATGGCTGGGGTGGATATGCCAAGTTATGGTGGGGTGCTGGCGAACTCGTATTTACCTTCGAACTGGCTTTCTGCGTTGGGACTGTACGCCTGGGCACAGGTGGATGAATCTTCAGATAATCGTTCGCTGATGAATCCGGCGAAAAAATTCACTTATACCCCGACGCAAAATCTCGACGACACCTATGTAATTTTTATTATTGGTGAAACCACGCGTTGGGATCATATGGGGATGCTGGGCTACGAGCGTGATACCACGCCGAAGCTGGCAAAAGAGAAAAATCTGGTGATGTACCGTGGTTATTCTTGTGATACCGCGACTAAATTATCACTACGCTGTATGTTTGTCCGCGAAGGCGGAACGGAAGATAACCCACAACGTACGCTCAAAGAGCAGAACGTATTCGCAGTTCTCAAGCAGTTAGGCTTTAGCTCGGATTTGTACGCCATGCAGAGCGAGATGTGGTTCTACAGCAATACCATGGCCGACAACATTGCCTATCGTGAGCAAATTGCGGCTGAGCCACGTAACCGCGGGAAAGCGGTGGACGATATGTTGCTGGTCAATGAAATCGAGCGTTCTCTGGAGAAAAAGCCAGAAGGCAAGCATCTGATTGTGCTGCATACCAAAGGGTCGCACTACAACTATACTCAGCGTTATCCCCGTCAGTTTGCCCAGTGGAAACCAGAGTGCTATGCAGTTGATCGTAAATGTCCACGAGCACCGATGATTAACTCATACGATAACTCTATAACCTACGTTGATCATTTTATCGACACAGTGATTGACAAATTCCGCGATAAGAAAGCTATTATTTTCTACGCGGCGGATCACGGTGAGTCGATTAACGAGCGCGAACACTTGCATGGTACACCACGCGAATATGCACCGCCGGAACAGTTCCGTGTACCGATGATGGTCTGGATGTCGGATAAATATCTGGAAAATCCGGCCAACGCGCAGGCATTTGCACAGTTGAAAAAAGAAGCGGAAATGAAAGTACCGCGCCGCCATGTAGAGCTGTACGATACCATCATGGGCTGTCTTGGTTATACTTCACCGGACGGTGGCATTAACGAAAACAACAACTGGTGTCATATCCCGCAGGCGAAGGACGTTGCGGCCAACTAA
- a CDS encoding L-lactate MFS transporter, giving the protein MTPSNYQRTRWLTLIGTIITQFALGSVYTWSLFNGALSAKLDAPISQVAFSFGLLSLGLAISSSVAGKLQERFGVKRVTMASGILLGLGFFLTAHSNSLMMLWLSAGVLVGLADGAGYLLTLSNCVKWFPERKGLISAFAIGSYGLGSLGFKFIDSHLLETVGLEKTFLIWGAIVLVMIVFGATLMKDAPKQEVKTHNGVVENDFTLAESMRKPQYWMLAVMFLTACMSGLYVIGVAKDIAQSLAHLDAVSAANAVTVISIANLSGRLVLGILSDKIARIRVITIGQVISLVGMAALLFAPLNALTFFAAIACVAFNFGGTITVFPSLVSEFFGLNNLAKNYGVIYLGFGIGSICGSIIASLFGGFYVTFYVIFALLILSLALSTTIRQPEFRTFREVHG; this is encoded by the coding sequence ATGACACCTTCAAACTATCAGCGTACCCGCTGGCTGACACTCATTGGTACTATCATTACCCAGTTTGCATTGGGTTCGGTTTATACCTGGAGCCTGTTTAACGGCGCGCTTTCCGCCAAGCTGGATGCGCCGATAAGTCAGGTCGCTTTCTCCTTTGGCCTGTTGAGTCTGGGACTGGCTATCTCATCTTCTGTGGCTGGTAAGTTGCAGGAACGTTTTGGCGTAAAACGCGTCACTATGGCGTCCGGCATTTTACTGGGGCTGGGTTTCTTCCTTACCGCGCATTCCAACAGTCTGATGATGCTGTGGTTGAGCGCTGGTGTGCTGGTCGGTCTGGCAGATGGCGCGGGTTACCTGCTGACGCTCTCTAACTGCGTGAAGTGGTTCCCGGAGCGTAAAGGTTTGATCTCCGCGTTCGCCATTGGTTCCTATGGTTTGGGTAGCCTGGGATTCAAATTTATCGACTCGCATCTGCTGGAGACGGTCGGTCTGGAAAAAACCTTTCTGATTTGGGGCGCGATTGTGCTGGTGATGATTGTCTTTGGCGCAACCTTAATGAAAGACGCGCCGAAGCAGGAAGTCAAAACCCATAATGGCGTGGTGGAAAATGATTTCACTCTGGCAGAGTCGATGCGTAAACCGCAATACTGGATGCTGGCGGTGATGTTCCTGACTGCCTGTATGAGCGGTTTGTATGTCATTGGTGTGGCGAAAGATATCGCCCAGAGCCTGGCGCATCTTGATGCAGTATCAGCAGCTAACGCAGTGACGGTTATTTCTATTGCTAACCTTTCTGGTCGTCTGGTGCTGGGCATTCTGTCTGACAAAATTGCCCGTATTCGTGTCATCACCATTGGTCAGGTGATTTCGCTGGTGGGTATGGCAGCGCTGTTGTTTGCTCCACTCAATGCGCTGACATTCTTTGCGGCGATTGCCTGTGTGGCCTTTAACTTCGGTGGCACCATTACCGTCTTCCCGTCACTGGTTAGTGAGTTCTTCGGGCTTAATAACCTGGCGAAAAACTACGGTGTGATTTACCTCGGGTTTGGTATCGGTAGTATTTGCGGCTCGATTATCGCCTCACTGTTTGGCGGCTTCTATGTAACCTTCTACGTCATTTTCGCCTTGCTGATTCTTTCGCTGGCGCTTTCAACGACCATTCGCCAGCCTGAATTCAGAACGTTTCGTGAGGTACATGGTTAA
- the dppC gene encoding dipeptide ABC transporter permease DppC: MSQVTENKVITAPVPMTPLQEFWHYFKRNKGAVVGLVYVVIVLFIAIFANWIAPYNPAEQFRDALLAPPAWQEGGSMAHLLGTDDVGRDVMSRLMYGARLSLLVGCLVVVLSLIMGVILGLIAGYFGGLVDNIIMRVVDIMLALPSLLLALVLVAIFGPSIGNAALALTFVALPHYVRLTRAAVLVEVNRDYVTASRVAGAGALRQMFVNILPNCLAPLIVQASLGFSNAILDMAALGFLGMGAQPPTPEWGTMLSDVLQFAQSAWWVVTFPGLAILLTVLAFNLMGDGLRDALDPKLKQ; encoded by the coding sequence ATGTCACAGGTTACTGAAAATAAAGTGATTACTGCACCGGTGCCGATGACCCCGTTACAGGAGTTCTGGCACTATTTTAAACGCAACAAAGGCGCAGTCGTCGGGCTTGTTTACGTGGTCATCGTGCTGTTTATCGCGATTTTTGCCAACTGGATTGCGCCGTATAACCCGGCGGAGCAGTTCCGCGATGCGCTGCTCGCCCCGCCAGCCTGGCAGGAAGGCGGCAGCATGGCGCATTTGCTCGGCACCGATGACGTCGGTCGCGATGTGATGTCGCGCCTGATGTATGGTGCCCGGCTGTCACTGCTGGTCGGTTGTCTGGTGGTGGTATTGTCGCTGATTATGGGCGTTATTCTCGGCTTGATCGCTGGTTACTTTGGCGGTCTGGTCGATAACATCATCATGCGCGTGGTCGATATCATGCTGGCGCTGCCAAGCCTGCTGCTGGCGCTGGTGCTGGTGGCTATCTTCGGCCCATCTATCGGCAACGCCGCGCTGGCATTAACCTTTGTCGCCCTGCCGCATTACGTCCGTTTGACGCGCGCTGCCGTGCTGGTGGAAGTGAACCGCGACTATGTGACGGCTTCCCGCGTGGCGGGGGCTGGGGCGCTGCGCCAGATGTTCGTCAATATTCTCCCTAACTGCCTTGCACCACTGATTGTTCAGGCGTCGCTCGGCTTCTCTAACGCCATTCTCGATATGGCTGCCCTCGGCTTCCTTGGCATGGGCGCGCAACCGCCAACGCCGGAATGGGGCACCATGCTCTCCGATGTATTGCAGTTCGCGCAAAGTGCCTGGTGGGTCGTGACCTTCCCGGGGCTGGCGATCCTGCTGACGGTGCTGGCATTTAACCTGATGGGTGACGGTCTGCGTGACGCGCTCGATCCCAAACTGAAGCAGTAA
- the dppB gene encoding dipeptide ABC transporter permease DppB — MLQFILRRLGLVIPTFIGITLLTFAFVHMIPGDPVMIMAGERGISPERHAQLLAELGLDKPMWQQYLHYIWGVMHGDLGISMKSRIPVWEEFVPRFQATLELGVCAMIFATAVGIPVGVLAAVKRGSIFDHTAVGLALTGYSMPIFWWGMMLIMLVSVHWNLTPVSGRVSDMVFLDDANPLTGFMLIDTAIWGEDGNFIDAVAHMILPAMVLGTIPLAVIVRMTRSSMLEVLGEDYIRTARAKGLTRLRVIIVHALRNAMLPVVTVIGLQVGTLLAGAILTETIFSWPGLGRWLIDALQRRDYPVVQGGVLLVATMIILVNLLVDLLYGVVNPRIRHKK; from the coding sequence ATGTTGCAGTTTATTCTCCGACGTTTGGGACTCGTCATCCCCACGTTTATCGGTATTACCCTTCTCACTTTTGCTTTTGTCCACATGATCCCCGGCGATCCGGTGATGATCATGGCGGGCGAACGTGGGATCTCCCCAGAACGTCATGCACAACTGCTGGCTGAACTCGGCTTAGATAAACCGATGTGGCAGCAGTACCTCCACTACATTTGGGGCGTTATGCATGGCGATTTAGGCATTTCGATGAAAAGTCGCATCCCGGTGTGGGAAGAGTTCGTGCCGCGCTTCCAGGCCACGCTGGAACTTGGCGTCTGCGCGATGATTTTTGCGACCGCGGTCGGCATTCCGGTTGGTGTGCTGGCGGCAGTTAAACGGGGTTCCATTTTCGATCACACGGCGGTTGGTCTGGCGCTGACCGGCTATTCAATGCCGATCTTCTGGTGGGGCATGATGCTGATCATGCTGGTGTCAGTGCACTGGAACCTGACGCCGGTCTCCGGTCGCGTGAGCGACATGGTGTTCCTCGATGACGCTAATCCATTAACCGGTTTTATGTTGATCGACACCGCCATCTGGGGTGAAGACGGTAACTTTATCGACGCCGTCGCACATATGATCTTACCTGCGATGGTGCTGGGTACGATTCCGCTGGCGGTTATCGTTCGTATGACGCGCTCCTCGATGCTGGAAGTGCTGGGCGAAGACTATATCCGCACCGCTCGCGCCAAAGGCCTGACCCGCCTTAGGGTGATTATCGTCCATGCGCTGCGCAACGCCATGCTGCCGGTGGTGACCGTGATCGGCCTGCAGGTGGGCACGCTGCTGGCGGGGGCGATTCTGACCGAAACCATTTTCTCCTGGCCGGGTCTGGGGCGCTGGTTGATTGACGCGCTGCAACGCCGCGATTATCCGGTAGTGCAGGGGGGCGTATTGCTGGTGGCGACGATGATTATCCTCGTCAATCTGCTGGTCGATCTGCTGTACGGCGTGGTGAACCCGCGTATTCGTCATAAGAAGTAA